Part of the Halorussus limi genome is shown below.
ACGTTTCTGGTTTCCGTTCTCATACCCGCGTCGGAGGCACCATTGTTCAAACTCCGCCTCTCGACGATTACTCGAAATGCACGTGTAACACGTCACGACTACCCTGTTGCACAGTATGAAACTCGTGAAAAGGCTCGGAAGAACGCAATCGCGTTCCTTCACCACATTTCTACCCGATTTGAGAACGGAACAGTCTCTCCAGAAACGCCAAAAGCGAGTACGATACACGCTCTTATAGCAGATTTTAGCAGTGATGGTCTTTTTCCTCGCTTTCGCTTCCTTACACGGAATATATTTTGAGAAGTAGCAGGTAGCTCTCCTCCTAGTCTTGATCGGGATATGGAATAGTGAGGGATGTCCCGTCATCCGGAACAAGGACCTCCGCATCAGTTGATTCGCGCGCTTCAGATTCTATCTCACTAGTGTCGTTTCCATATCTAGATGAAACATGAGTTAATGCAAGTCGATCAACATCAGCACGACGGGCAATCTCCGCGGCCTCCTGACTCGTTGAATGACCTGTTTGCCATGCTCGGTCAGTGGACTCCTGAGTGAACATCGCTTCGTGGATGAGGAGATCAGCGTCCATAGCTACAGAAACTGTAATGTCCGAAGGTCGAGTATCACCAGTATACACAATCCGTCTCCCAGGACGGGGATCACCGACAACTTGATCGGGTTGAATAACGGTTCCGTCGTCAAGTTCGATAGATCGTCCTTCGTGGAGTTGCTGGAATTTTGGCCCAACAGGAACACCGAGTTCTTCGGCCCGTTCGCGGTCAAAACGCCCCTTTCGCTCGGTCTCGATAAAGGCGTACCCTACAGACTGTGTTTGATGGTTTGTCTCAAACGCCTGAATTCGGTACTCATCATGGTCAACAGCAATCTCACCGGGATTAACTTCTTGAACCGAAACAGAGTACGTTGGATTAGTTTCCGTAGCAGCAAGCAATTGTGTGATGTTTTCTCCAGTTTTTATCGGAGTGTATATTGTGAGTGGTGCTGCTCGTTCGGTTGATTCTAATGTTTGAAGTAATCCCGGTAGGCCAAGAATATGGTCTCCGTGAAGGTGAGTGAGGAAGATAGCAGTAATGTCGAACCCAGTAGAATAACGCATCATTTGACGCTGTGTTCCTTCACCGACATCGAAGAGAAACCGTTCACCGTCCCGCCGAAGCAAAATTGCACTCGGGTTCCGCTCGATCGTGGGGATAGCCCCACTCGTTCCAAGAAAGGTAACTTGCATACGTACAATAGCGACTCACCCATCATACCGACTTCGGCATCAACTTTCAGTGAAACGTGTCCTTTCTTAATCTTCTGTCTGTCATGCCGTCTTGGCCAGACAAAAACGGACCTTTGTTTACTGTGAACCGTATACCCGTTATTGGCGGCAATGACGAATAGTTACCCCACTGAGCCCCTTGTGATGACGATGGCAACTGAGCCGCCATTCCCAATAATAATTAGTATATATTTTTTGTATTATAAGAACACAAATATCGCGTGGGAGACTCTTTCTCGGGAATAGAGAAGTAAACACTCCCAAAACGCTCTATGAATTGCATTTATTGTAGAGTTCCCGATATATATATATATATATATAGGAATTCGATATAAATACCGCAGAGTGTGACCGCCACGTAGTTCGAATATAGTAACAAGCAGAAGCTCGACCATTGCGTTTGGTTCGAAATGAAGGAACCCCGCACAGTGGTGTGCTGTGCGGGGTTCTAGGGTATGAGTGGGAGGCGGCGAATCGAATTTCCCAGAGGCTCGCGCACTCCAGTACTCGTCGAAACGCAGGCGGGCTTATCTTCCGTGTTCGGGATGGGTACGGGAGTCGCCCCGCCGCTGTGGCCGCCTTAACGCCGACTCGCGGAATCGAACCGCGATAGTGGTCCACCGTCGGTGATTCGATAGTTGATGTGACCGTATGTAATGTGTGTGCAATCCAGTTTGCGCCTGGACCCGATTGTGATGGAGTCACTCCGGGTGCAGTGCGGTGTTTGATGAGTGTGTGGCTCGACCGGTTAGTACTCGCGGACTGAACGCCTCGTTGCCTCGGCGCGTACATCCCGAGCCTATTGAACTCGTCTTCTACGAGTGGTCTCGGTGGTATCTCTTTTCCAGGTGGGTTTCGAGCTTAGATGCGTTCAGCTCTTACCCCGTGATGCGTGGCTGCCCGGCACGCGCCCTTTCGGACGACCGGTACACCAGTGGCATCCAATCGTAGTTCCTCTCGTACTATACGATCGTTCCCGTCAGATACCGTAACACCCCCAATAGATAGCAGCCGACCTGTCTCACGACGGTCTAAACCCAGCTCACGACCTCCTTTAATAGGCGAACAACCTCACCCTTGCCCGCTTCTGCACGGGCAGGATGGAGGGAACCGACATCGAGGTAGCAAGCCACTCGGTCGATATGTGCTCTTGCGAGTGACGACTCTGTTATCCCTAAGGTAGCTTTTCTGTCATCTATCGCCCGCATCAAGCAGGCTGATAGGTTCGCTAGACCACGCTTTCGCGTCAGCGTCCCGCGTTGTGAAGGACACTGTCAGACTTCCTTTTGCTCTTGCGCTCTGTTCCGCGTTTCTGACGCGGATGAGGAAATCTTGGGGCACGCTCGATATCTTTTCGAGCGTGTACCGCCCCAGTCAAACT
Proteins encoded:
- the rnz gene encoding ribonuclease Z, translating into MQVTFLGTSGAIPTIERNPSAILLRRDGERFLFDVGEGTQRQMMRYSTGFDITAIFLTHLHGDHILGLPGLLQTLESTERAAPLTIYTPIKTGENITQLLAATETNPTYSVSVQEVNPGEIAVDHDEYRIQAFETNHQTQSVGYAFIETERKGRFDRERAEELGVPVGPKFQQLHEGRSIELDDGTVIQPDQVVGDPRPGRRIVYTGDTRPSDITVSVAMDADLLIHEAMFTQESTDRAWQTGHSTSQEAAEIARRADVDRLALTHVSSRYGNDTSEIESEARESTDAEVLVPDDGTSLTIPYPDQD